One region of Yersinia bercovieri ATCC 43970 genomic DNA includes:
- the pduJ gene encoding propanediol utilization microcompartment protein PduJ: MNNALGLIETKGLVAAIEAADAMVKSANVQLVGYEKIGSGLVTVMVRGDVGAVKAAVDAGSAAASAVGELTSCHVIPRPHSDVEAILPTSA; the protein is encoded by the coding sequence ATGAATAATGCACTTGGACTCATCGAAACCAAAGGTCTGGTCGCCGCCATCGAAGCAGCTGACGCCATGGTCAAATCTGCCAACGTCCAACTGGTGGGCTACGAAAAAATAGGCTCCGGCCTGGTCACTGTGATGGTGCGCGGTGATGTCGGCGCAGTTAAAGCGGCAGTCGATGCTGGCTCTGCGGCGGCCAGCGCGGTAGGTGAATTGACCTCCTGCCACGTGATCCCGCGCCCGCACAGTGATGTAGAAGCCATTTTACCGACCTCTGCCTAA
- a CDS encoding glycerol dehydratase reactivase beta/small subunit family protein: protein MNFTHDAPAIVISLTTPTPEAVWHQVLLGIEEEGIPWQWQQDDDGDATQRAWQAATRSPLLVGLACSADEVLVHFRNLPPASPLFRQAREQDAEQLRRLGNNAARLVKGLPFK from the coding sequence ATGAATTTCACCCATGACGCCCCCGCCATCGTGATTAGCCTCACCACGCCAACCCCCGAGGCCGTCTGGCATCAAGTGTTGCTGGGTATTGAGGAGGAGGGTATTCCCTGGCAGTGGCAACAAGACGACGACGGCGATGCAACACAACGCGCCTGGCAAGCCGCCACCCGCTCCCCGTTATTGGTGGGGCTGGCCTGTTCTGCCGACGAAGTGCTGGTGCATTTCCGTAATTTACCCCCCGCCAGCCCGCTATTTCGGCAGGCGCGGGAGCAAGACGCAGAGCAATTACGGCGGCTCGGTAACAACGCCGCCCGGTTAGTGAAAGGTTTACCGTTTAAGTGA
- a CDS encoding diol dehydratase reactivase subunit alpha, protein MDYIVGVDIGNSSTEVALAQCAADGQLQFVTSALTETTGIKGTQRNIFGINKALTMLVEKAGIALGNISLIRINEATPVIGDVAMETITETIITESTMIGHNPKTPGGLGLGVGLTITLDELITRDPAQPYILVVPSAVDFADVAAVVNAANRAGYRITAIILQRDDGVLVSNRLSHPLPIVDEVLHIDRIPMGMLAAVEVAMPGQVIETLSNPYGIATVFELSAEETKNIVPVARALIGTRSAVVVKTPEGDVKARSIPAGHLELFAEGRTVRVDVATGSEAIMSAVNSLRHLDNVSGEAGTNIGGMLEHVRQTMAELTNKPTSEIFIQDLLAVDTAVPVNVIGGLAGEFSLEQAVGIASMVKSDRLQMAHIASEIEKTLGIDVQIGGAEAEAAILGALTTPGTRRPLAILDLGAGSTDASIINAQGQIVATHLAGAGDMVTMIIASELDLQDRYLAEEIKKYPLAKVESLFHLRHEDGSVQFFPQPLAPEVFARLVVVKPEGLVPLPGDYALEKVRNIRRSAKQRVFVTNALRALRQVSPTGNIRDIPFVVLVGGSSLDFEIPQLVTDALSHYKLVAGRGNIRASEGPRNAVATGLILAYQRESH, encoded by the coding sequence ATGGATTACATCGTCGGTGTGGATATCGGCAACTCATCAACGGAAGTGGCACTGGCACAATGCGCGGCTGACGGCCAGTTGCAATTTGTCACCAGCGCCTTGACCGAAACGACCGGTATCAAGGGGACGCAACGTAACATTTTCGGCATCAACAAAGCGCTGACAATGTTGGTGGAAAAGGCCGGTATTGCGCTGGGCAATATCAGTCTGATCCGCATCAACGAGGCAACGCCAGTGATTGGTGATGTGGCGATGGAAACCATCACTGAAACCATCATCACTGAATCCACCATGATCGGCCACAACCCGAAAACCCCCGGTGGACTGGGGTTAGGGGTCGGGCTGACCATCACCCTTGATGAGCTGATCACCCGTGATCCTGCCCAACCCTACATTCTGGTAGTGCCATCGGCGGTCGATTTTGCTGATGTTGCGGCGGTCGTCAATGCCGCCAACCGGGCCGGATACCGCATCACGGCGATTATCTTGCAACGAGACGATGGGGTCTTGGTCAGTAATCGCCTCAGCCACCCACTGCCGATCGTCGATGAGGTGCTGCATATCGACCGTATCCCGATGGGCATGTTGGCGGCGGTGGAAGTTGCCATGCCGGGTCAGGTGATTGAAACCCTCTCTAACCCTTATGGCATTGCCACGGTATTTGAACTCAGCGCCGAAGAGACCAAAAACATTGTTCCGGTGGCGCGCGCCTTGATTGGCACACGTTCAGCGGTGGTGGTGAAGACGCCGGAGGGGGACGTTAAAGCGCGCTCGATACCGGCGGGTCATCTGGAGCTATTCGCCGAGGGCCGCACAGTGCGGGTAGATGTCGCTACCGGCAGCGAAGCCATTATGTCGGCGGTTAACAGCTTGCGCCATCTGGACAATGTCAGCGGTGAAGCGGGCACCAATATCGGCGGCATGCTCGAACACGTGCGCCAGACCATGGCGGAACTGACCAACAAACCGACCAGTGAGATCTTCATTCAAGATTTGCTGGCCGTCGACACGGCGGTGCCTGTCAATGTCATTGGTGGTCTGGCGGGCGAGTTCTCCCTTGAGCAAGCGGTCGGTATCGCCTCAATGGTGAAATCTGACCGCCTGCAAATGGCGCATATCGCCAGTGAGATCGAAAAAACCTTGGGCATTGATGTACAGATTGGGGGGGCGGAGGCCGAAGCGGCGATACTCGGCGCGCTGACCACACCAGGGACACGGCGGCCACTCGCCATCCTCGACTTGGGGGCAGGTTCTACCGATGCCTCCATCATCAATGCCCAAGGGCAAATCGTCGCCACTCATCTGGCAGGGGCGGGCGACATGGTGACGATGATCATCGCCTCGGAACTGGATCTGCAAGACCGCTATCTGGCCGAGGAGATCAAAAAGTATCCGCTCGCCAAAGTGGAAAGTCTGTTCCATCTGCGCCACGAAGACGGCAGTGTTCAGTTCTTCCCACAACCGCTGGCGCCAGAAGTTTTTGCCCGACTGGTGGTGGTCAAACCGGAAGGTTTGGTGCCACTGCCGGGTGATTACGCACTGGAAAAAGTCCGCAATATTCGCCGCTCCGCCAAACAGCGGGTGTTTGTCACCAATGCGCTGCGCGCCCTGCGCCAGGTCAGCCCAACCGGCAATATCCGCGACATCCCCTTCGTGGTGCTGGTCGGCGGCTCGTCGCTGGACTTCGAGATCCCGCAATTGGTCACCGACGCCCTCTCCCACTACAAGTTGGTAGCGGGTCGCGGCAACATCCGCGCCAGTGAAGGCCCACGTAATGCCGTGGCAACCGGCTTGATTCTGGCTTATCAGCGGGAGAGTCACTGA
- the pduE gene encoding propanediol dehydratase small subunit PduE yields MNSEAIESMVRDVLNKMNSLQGQAPAACPAPAASSRSDAKVSDYPLANKHPDWVKTATNKTLDDLTLANVLNGSVTSQDLRITPEILRIQASIAKDAGRPLLAMNFERAAELTAVPDDKVLDIYNALRPFRSSKEELNAIADDLEKTYQATICAAFVREAAVLYVQRKKLKGDD; encoded by the coding sequence ATGAATTCCGAAGCTATTGAATCCATGGTTCGCGATGTGCTGAACAAGATGAACAGCCTGCAAGGCCAAGCGCCAGCAGCTTGTCCAGCACCGGCGGCCAGTTCGCGCAGTGATGCCAAAGTCTCAGATTATCCACTGGCAAACAAACACCCTGATTGGGTGAAAACCGCCACCAATAAAACGCTGGATGATCTGACGCTGGCTAACGTGTTGAACGGCAGTGTCACCTCACAGGATTTGCGCATTACCCCGGAAATCCTGCGCATTCAAGCCTCCATTGCCAAAGACGCGGGCCGCCCGCTGCTAGCAATGAACTTCGAGCGTGCCGCTGAGTTGACCGCAGTACCGGATGACAAGGTGCTGGATATCTACAACGCCCTGCGCCCTTTCCGCTCAAGCAAAGAGGAGCTGAACGCCATTGCCGATGATCTGGAAAAAACTTACCAAGCGACTATCTGCGCCGCCTTCGTGCGCGAAGCTGCCGTTTTGTATGTTCAGCGTAAAAAACTGAAAGGCGACGATTAA
- a CDS encoding propanediol/glycerol family dehydratase medium subunit yields MVDINEKLLRQIIEGVLQEMQGEKNSVSFKQESQPATAVASGDFLTEVGEARPGSNQDEVIIAVGPAFGLSQTANIVGIPHKNILRELIAGIEEEGIKARVIRCFKSSDVAFVAVEGNRLSGSGISIGIQSKGTTVIHQQGLPPLSNLELFPQAPLLTLETYRLIGKNAARYAKRESPQPVPTLNDQMARPKYQAKSAILHIKETKYVVTGKNPQELRVAL; encoded by the coding sequence ATGGTCGATATTAACGAAAAACTGTTACGCCAAATTATCGAAGGCGTACTGCAGGAAATGCAGGGAGAGAAAAACAGCGTCTCCTTTAAGCAAGAGTCTCAGCCTGCAACGGCCGTGGCATCCGGGGATTTCCTCACCGAAGTGGGGGAAGCCCGCCCTGGCAGCAATCAGGATGAGGTGATCATTGCGGTCGGCCCGGCATTTGGTCTGTCGCAAACCGCCAACATCGTCGGCATCCCGCACAAAAACATTCTGCGCGAGCTAATTGCCGGTATCGAAGAGGAGGGCATCAAAGCGCGGGTGATCCGCTGCTTTAAATCCTCCGATGTGGCCTTTGTCGCGGTAGAGGGCAACCGCCTGAGCGGTTCCGGTATCTCTATCGGCATTCAATCCAAAGGCACGACGGTCATTCATCAGCAGGGTCTGCCGCCACTCTCTAATCTGGAGTTGTTCCCGCAAGCACCACTGCTGACGCTGGAAACCTACCGCCTGATTGGTAAAAACGCAGCGCGCTACGCCAAACGGGAGTCACCACAACCGGTGCCGACCCTGAACGACCAGATGGCTCGGCCAAAATATCAGGCCAAATCAGCGATTCTGCACATTAAAGAAACCAAATATGTGGTGACCGGCAAGAATCCTCAGGAACTCCGGGTGGCGCTTTAA
- the pduC gene encoding propanediol dehydratase large subunit PduC encodes MKSKRFEALAKRPVNQDGFVKEWIEEGFIAMESPNDPKPSIKIVNGVVTELDGKPQSSFDLIDHFIARYGINLDHAEEVMKMDSIKLANMLCDPNVSRRTIVPLTTAMTPAKIVEVVSHMNVVEMMMSMQKMRARRTPSQQAHVTNVKDNPVQIAADAAEGAFRGFDEQETTVAVARYAPFNAIALLVGSQVGRPGVLTQCSLEEATELKLGMLGHTCYAETISVYGTEPVFTDGDDTPWSKGFLASSYASRGLKMRFTSGSGSEVQMGYAEGKSMLYLEARCIYITKAAGVQGLQNGSVSCVGVPSAVPSGIRAILAENLICSALDLECASSNDQTFTHSDMRRTARLLMQFLPGTDFISSGYSAVPNYDNMFAGSNEDAEDFDDYNVLQRDLKVDGGLRPVLEADVVAIRNKAARALQAVFAGMGLPPITDEEVIAATYAHGSKDMPERNIVEDIKFAQEIISKNRTGLEVVKALAQGGFEDVAQDMLNIQKAKIAGDYLHTSAIIKGDNQVLSAVNDVNDYAGPATGYRLEGARWEEIKNIPNALDPNELG; translated from the coding sequence ATGAAATCGAAAAGATTTGAAGCATTGGCGAAACGCCCGGTTAATCAGGACGGTTTTGTCAAAGAGTGGATCGAGGAAGGCTTTATTGCCATGGAAAGCCCGAACGATCCTAAACCCTCCATCAAGATAGTCAACGGGGTGGTCACCGAGCTAGATGGCAAACCACAGAGCAGTTTCGACCTGATCGATCACTTTATCGCCCGCTACGGTATCAATCTGGACCACGCGGAAGAAGTGATGAAGATGGATTCCATCAAGCTGGCCAATATGTTGTGTGACCCAAATGTGTCGCGCCGCACCATTGTGCCACTGACCACCGCCATGACGCCGGCCAAAATCGTCGAGGTGGTTTCCCATATGAATGTGGTGGAAATGATGATGTCGATGCAGAAAATGCGCGCACGTCGTACCCCATCACAACAAGCTCACGTTACCAACGTGAAAGATAACCCGGTGCAGATTGCCGCTGATGCTGCCGAAGGGGCATTCCGTGGCTTCGACGAGCAGGAAACCACCGTCGCCGTCGCCCGTTACGCCCCCTTTAACGCCATCGCGCTGCTGGTCGGATCGCAAGTGGGCCGCCCCGGTGTACTGACCCAATGTTCGCTGGAAGAGGCGACCGAGCTGAAGCTGGGGATGTTGGGCCACACCTGTTATGCCGAAACCATTTCGGTCTACGGGACTGAACCGGTATTTACCGACGGCGATGACACCCCATGGTCGAAAGGCTTCCTCGCCTCCTCCTATGCATCACGCGGTTTGAAAATGCGCTTTACCTCTGGCTCCGGTTCCGAAGTCCAAATGGGCTACGCCGAGGGTAAATCCATGCTCTATCTGGAAGCCCGCTGTATCTACATCACCAAAGCGGCTGGGGTGCAAGGGCTGCAAAACGGCTCCGTTAGTTGTGTCGGTGTGCCATCTGCGGTGCCATCAGGTATCCGTGCCATTTTGGCAGAAAACCTGATCTGTTCGGCGCTGGATTTGGAGTGCGCCTCCAGTAACGACCAGACCTTTACCCACTCCGATATGCGTCGTACCGCACGCCTGCTGATGCAGTTCCTGCCGGGGACTGACTTTATCTCCTCTGGTTATTCTGCGGTGCCGAACTACGACAACATGTTCGCAGGCTCCAACGAAGACGCCGAAGACTTTGATGACTACAACGTGTTGCAGCGCGATCTAAAAGTGGATGGTGGTCTGCGCCCGGTGCTGGAAGCTGACGTGGTGGCGATTCGTAATAAAGCCGCACGCGCCCTGCAAGCGGTGTTCGCCGGTATGGGCCTGCCACCAATCACTGACGAAGAAGTGATTGCCGCCACTTATGCCCACGGCTCGAAAGATATGCCGGAACGTAACATTGTCGAAGACATCAAGTTCGCTCAGGAGATCATCAGCAAAAACCGCACCGGTCTGGAGGTAGTTAAAGCATTGGCACAAGGCGGTTTTGAGGATGTGGCGCAAGACATGCTCAACATCCAGAAAGCCAAAATTGCCGGTGACTACCTGCACACCTCGGCGATCATCAAAGGTGACAACCAAGTGCTGTCAGCGGTGAATGACGTCAATGACTACGCGGGCCCAGCTACCGGTTATCGGCTGGAAGGTGCACGTTGGGAAGAGATCAAAAACATTCCAAACGCGCTTGATCCGAATGAGCTTGGCTAA
- the pduB gene encoding propanediol utilization microcompartment protein PduB codes for MKSNDLVDQIMAQVIAKVSEHAPASSTQPSHKQRDTAMAEKTCSLTEFVGTAIGDTVGLVIANVDSALLDAMKLEKRYRSIGILGARTGAGPHIMAADEAVKATNTEVVSIELPRDTKGGAGHGSLIIFGGDDVSDVKRAVEVALKELDRTFGDVYANEAGHIELQYSARASHALEKAFGAPLGRSCGVIVGAPASIGVLMADTAVKSANVDVVAYSSPAQGTSFSNEVILVISGDSGAVRQAVISAREIGKTVLGTLGSEPKNDRPSYI; via the coding sequence ATGAAAAGCAATGACCTGGTCGACCAAATCATGGCGCAGGTGATAGCGAAAGTCAGTGAGCACGCTCCGGCGTCTTCTACGCAACCCTCTCATAAACAACGAGATACGGCTATGGCTGAGAAAACTTGCAGTTTAACGGAATTTGTTGGAACCGCGATCGGTGACACGGTCGGACTGGTGATAGCCAACGTCGATAGCGCCCTGCTAGACGCAATGAAGCTGGAAAAACGCTATCGCTCCATCGGCATTCTGGGCGCGCGTACTGGTGCCGGCCCACACATTATGGCGGCCGATGAAGCGGTAAAAGCCACCAATACCGAAGTGGTCAGTATTGAGTTACCCCGCGATACCAAAGGCGGCGCCGGTCATGGCTCGCTGATTATCTTCGGCGGTGATGATGTTTCTGACGTCAAACGCGCCGTGGAAGTGGCACTGAAAGAGCTGGATCGGACATTCGGCGACGTTTACGCCAATGAAGCGGGCCACATTGAGCTGCAATACAGCGCCCGCGCCAGTCATGCATTAGAAAAAGCCTTCGGCGCACCACTGGGCCGCTCTTGTGGCGTGATAGTCGGTGCGCCAGCTTCGATTGGGGTGCTGATGGCCGATACCGCCGTGAAATCCGCCAATGTTGACGTGGTGGCGTACAGCTCGCCGGCACAAGGCACCAGCTTCAGTAACGAAGTGATTCTGGTTATCTCCGGTGATTCTGGCGCAGTCCGTCAGGCAGTGATTTCTGCCCGTGAGATCGGCAAAACGGTATTAGGAACCTTAGGTTCTGAACCGAAAAACGACCGCCCTTCTTATATCTGA
- the pduA gene encoding propanediol utilization microcompartment protein PduA codes for MQQEALGMVETKGLTAAIEAADTMVKSANVTLVGYEKIGSGLVTVIVRGDVGAVKAATDAGASAAAKVGEVRSTHVIPRPHTDVEAFLPKGRLPKGSLSKGNNE; via the coding sequence ATGCAACAAGAAGCACTAGGAATGGTGGAAACCAAAGGGTTGACCGCGGCCATTGAGGCCGCTGACACCATGGTGAAATCGGCCAATGTGACGTTAGTGGGCTACGAAAAGATCGGCTCGGGTCTGGTGACCGTCATCGTCCGCGGTGATGTCGGGGCGGTTAAAGCGGCCACCGATGCCGGTGCCAGCGCGGCCGCAAAAGTGGGCGAAGTGAGATCAACCCACGTTATTCCGCGCCCACATACCGATGTCGAGGCTTTTTTACCCAAGGGCCGGTTACCAAAGGGCAGCTTATCAAAGGGAAATAACGAATGA
- the pduF gene encoding propanediol diffusion facilitator PduF, with protein sequence MNDSLKAQCIAEFLGTGLFLFFGISCLAALKVAGASFGLWEICIVWGLGISLAVYLTAGISGAHLNPAITIALWLFACFPGHKVIPYSIAQIAGAFGGAALSYMLYHNLFTDFETAHQMVRGSMESLQLASIFSTFPSPAISVWQAAFVEIIITSILMGLIMALTDDGNGVPRGALGPLLIGILVAVIGASTGPLTGFAMNPARDFGPKLFTFFAGWGKISMTGGRDIPYFIIPIVAPIIGACLGAAVYRFFIGKNLACNSCKLEDEEATH encoded by the coding sequence ATGAACGATTCACTCAAGGCTCAGTGTATTGCAGAATTTCTCGGTACTGGGCTGTTTTTATTTTTTGGTATTAGTTGTCTGGCGGCACTGAAAGTGGCGGGGGCCAGTTTTGGTTTATGGGAAATATGTATTGTGTGGGGGCTGGGGATTTCACTGGCAGTCTACCTAACCGCCGGTATTTCCGGCGCTCATCTCAACCCAGCCATTACCATTGCTTTGTGGCTGTTTGCTTGCTTCCCAGGCCATAAAGTCATTCCTTACTCTATTGCACAAATCGCGGGTGCTTTTGGCGGCGCGGCACTCTCCTATATGCTATATCACAACTTATTTACTGATTTTGAAACCGCACATCAAATGGTGCGCGGCAGCATGGAAAGTCTGCAATTAGCCAGTATTTTCAGTACCTTCCCATCACCGGCTATTAGCGTATGGCAGGCCGCATTTGTTGAAATCATCATCACCTCAATACTGATGGGGCTAATTATGGCCCTGACCGATGATGGTAATGGTGTGCCACGTGGAGCATTAGGGCCATTGTTGATTGGTATTCTGGTGGCGGTGATCGGGGCGTCTACCGGCCCATTAACTGGTTTTGCCATGAATCCGGCGCGTGATTTCGGCCCTAAATTATTTACCTTCTTTGCTGGTTGGGGGAAAATCTCCATGACCGGTGGCCGCGATATTCCCTATTTTATCATCCCTATTGTGGCCCCTATTATTGGTGCTTGCCTGGGTGCGGCGGTCTATCGTTTCTTTATTGGCAAAAATCTGGCATGTAACAGCTGTAAATTAGAGGATGAAGAAGCCACTCATTAG
- the pocR gene encoding transcriptional regulator PocR, protein MISASSLNSELINKIAQDFAQATGLAVVVVNIHGEEISDLFNFTPFCQLMRQDPVNHLRCRMSDRCGGLEASKSNEPCIYRCHAGLTDFSIPLVIAGHLVGFVLCGQVRLHSDVYLIDILNVDNHWQQDPALMDEFHNVPIMDFSRVIASADLLKLIVENCLKKHLNFVVINDNMGSKEPGKIRPVHPHDSKMKKVLRYIDTHLSEELRLEDVASKVYLSPYYFSKLFKKYQGIGFNAWVNQQRMANAREMLQHSDWSIASIAKNLGFSQTSYFCKVFRQTYNVTPQVFRSLSSDRSEME, encoded by the coding sequence ATGATTTCTGCCAGTTCTCTAAACTCAGAGCTCATAAATAAAATCGCGCAGGATTTTGCTCAGGCAACCGGGTTGGCCGTAGTCGTGGTCAATATTCACGGTGAAGAGATTTCCGATTTATTTAATTTCACCCCGTTTTGTCAATTGATGCGCCAAGACCCGGTTAACCACCTTCGTTGTCGAATGAGTGATCGCTGCGGTGGCCTTGAGGCCTCAAAATCCAATGAGCCATGTATTTACCGCTGTCATGCCGGATTGACGGATTTTTCTATCCCTCTGGTGATTGCCGGCCATTTAGTTGGTTTTGTTCTATGTGGTCAGGTGCGGCTGCATTCTGATGTTTATCTAATTGATATTTTGAATGTTGATAACCACTGGCAGCAGGATCCAGCACTGATGGATGAGTTTCATAATGTGCCGATAATGGATTTCTCGCGGGTGATCGCCTCGGCGGATTTACTTAAGCTGATTGTCGAAAATTGCCTGAAAAAGCACCTCAATTTTGTGGTAATTAATGACAATATGGGCAGCAAAGAGCCGGGCAAGATACGGCCTGTTCATCCACATGACAGCAAAATGAAGAAAGTATTACGCTATATTGATACCCATCTGTCGGAGGAGCTGCGGCTAGAAGATGTGGCGAGCAAGGTCTATCTCAGCCCCTATTACTTCAGCAAATTATTTAAAAAATATCAGGGTATCGGGTTTAATGCCTGGGTGAACCAGCAAAGGATGGCTAATGCCAGAGAGATGCTGCAACACAGCGATTGGAGCATTGCCAGCATCGCCAAAAATCTGGGGTTTTCGCAAACCAGCTATTTCTGTAAGGTGTTCCGTCAGACCTATAATGTAACACCGCAGGTATTTCGTTCACTTTCATCTGATCGCAGCGAAATGGAATAA
- a CDS encoding cobyrinate a,c-diamide synthase — MQRSGKHAFIIAGTGSGCGKTTMTLGILRALINRGLAVQPFKVGPDYLDTGWHTAVSGVTSRNLDAFMLPTATLNGLYKQHMRHADVAVIEGVMGLYDGYGTDPDYCSSAAMAKQLGCPVILLVDGRAVSTSIAATVMGFNQFDPNVVIAGVIVNRVNSDHHYQLLRHAIEHYCGIPVLGRLPVMDDVALPSRHLGLIPAQPCGEAMRGKNRPPDSDPRWQRLAQQIEATLDLDQLLALTHCSALPAGTPPELPPQRLAEGLTLALAEDEAFNFYYPDNLDLLEQAGVRIQRFSPLHDHQLPACQMIYLGGGYPEIHAAKLAANTAMRGALQQAHRQQIPLYGECGGLMYLADGLTDQQGQRHPMVGILAGESRMGERLARFGYCQAEARSDTLLAAQGEILRGHEFHYSDFTSALTPVFDSSKWRDGMEIQRWQSGYQVQRTQASYLHIHFAQRPGLLNGWLSAARSLL, encoded by the coding sequence ATGCAACGGTCAGGCAAACACGCTTTTATTATCGCGGGCACCGGCAGCGGATGTGGCAAAACCACCATGACGCTGGGTATCCTGCGCGCCTTGATTAATCGCGGATTAGCGGTGCAGCCGTTCAAGGTGGGGCCAGACTACCTCGATACGGGCTGGCATACCGCCGTCAGTGGTGTGACGTCACGCAATCTTGATGCCTTTATGTTGCCCACCGCCACCCTGAATGGGCTGTATAAGCAGCATATGCGCCATGCCGATGTGGCGGTCATTGAGGGCGTCATGGGGTTATATGATGGTTACGGCACTGACCCCGACTATTGCAGCAGTGCCGCAATGGCCAAGCAGCTGGGCTGTCCGGTGATCTTACTGGTGGATGGCAGGGCGGTATCGACCTCAATTGCCGCCACCGTGATGGGCTTCAATCAGTTTGACCCCAATGTGGTGATTGCCGGGGTGATAGTGAACCGCGTCAATTCTGACCATCACTATCAGCTGCTGCGCCACGCCATCGAACACTATTGCGGTATTCCGGTATTGGGGCGTCTGCCGGTGATGGATGATGTGGCGCTACCATCGCGCCATCTAGGACTGATCCCGGCGCAACCGTGCGGCGAGGCGATGCGGGGTAAAAACCGGCCGCCCGATAGCGACCCTCGCTGGCAGCGCCTGGCACAGCAGATTGAGGCAACCCTTGATCTCGACCAGCTATTGGCGCTGACCCACTGCTCAGCACTGCCCGCAGGCACCCCACCTGAATTACCTCCCCAGAGACTGGCCGAGGGCCTGACACTGGCCCTCGCCGAGGATGAAGCCTTCAATTTCTACTATCCCGATAATCTGGATCTGCTTGAGCAGGCCGGGGTGCGCATCCAACGTTTTAGCCCGCTGCATGACCACCAGTTGCCCGCGTGCCAAATGATCTATCTAGGCGGCGGTTATCCAGAGATCCACGCCGCCAAATTGGCTGCCAACACGGCGATGCGCGGGGCGTTACAGCAGGCTCACCGCCAACAGATCCCGCTGTACGGCGAGTGTGGCGGCTTGATGTATCTCGCCGATGGCTTAACCGACCAACAGGGGCAGCGCCATCCGATGGTGGGAATTTTGGCCGGCGAGAGCCGGATGGGAGAACGGCTGGCCCGCTTTGGTTACTGTCAGGCCGAGGCGCGCAGCGACACTTTATTGGCGGCGCAAGGCGAGATCCTGCGGGGCCATGAATTCCACTATTCCGATTTTACCAGCGCACTGACGCCGGTATTTGATAGCAGCAAGTGGCGCGATGGGATGGAAATCCAGCGCTGGCAAAGCGGCTATCAGGTGCAGCGCACCCAAGCCAGTTACCTGCATATCCATTTCGCCCAACGCCCCGGTTTACTGAATGGCTGGCTAAGTGCCGCCCGGAGCCTGCTATGA